One segment of Ascaphus truei isolate aAscTru1 unplaced genomic scaffold, aAscTru1.hap1 HAP1_SCAFFOLD_309, whole genome shotgun sequence DNA contains the following:
- the LOC142483222 gene encoding uncharacterized protein LOC142483222 isoform X2 — MKWGTLWKSNAPTPVQSQAPITHPCQHCKVAFSSPDYLLKHLKFKHPAEYMEKMRTEQSCNILINRTENASFNPSMQLINNVTASHPKRYILAAAKGKDLGESGKSLTWLSDQILQKRTHTGERPHVCGECGKGFSRLANLNIHKRIHTGERPHVCGECGKGFSVLSHLNTHERTHTGERPHVCRECGKGFSVLSSLNTHKRTHTGERPHVCGECGKGFSVLSNLNTHKMSHTGERPHVCGECGKGFSVLYHLNRHKRTHTGERPHVCGECGKGFSVLYHLNRHKRTHTGERPHVCGECGKGFSRLANLNIHKRIHTGERPHVCGECGKGFSVLSHLNTHERTHTGERPHVCRECGKGFSVLSHLNTHMRIHTGERPHVCGECGKGFSQLSSLNTHKRSHTGERPYVCGECGKGFSHVSHLNTHKRTHTGERPHVCGECGKGFCVLSNLNTHKMSHTGERPHVCGECGKGFSVLYHLNTHTRTHTGERPYVCGECGKGFSDLSNLARHKKEHTGERPHVCGECGKGFSRLSTLNTHERTHTGERPHVQYVWNVGRDFVTYPA; from the coding sequence TACAAAGCCAAGCACCAATAACCCACCCATGCcaacactgcaaggttgcttttagcagtccggattacctcctcaaacatctgaagttcaaacacccagctgagtatatggaaaagatgaggacagaacaatcttgcaacattctaataaataggacagaaaatgcatctttcaacccgtcaatgcaattaataaacaatgtaactgcttctcatcccaaaagatatatattagcagctgccaaaggaaaagatcttggagaaagtgggaagagtctgacttggttatcagatCAGATCCTAcagaagaggacacacacaggggagagaccacatgtatgtggggaatgtgggaagggatttagtcggttagccaatttgaacatacacaagaggatacatacaggggagagaccgcatgtatgtggggaatgtgggaagggatttagtgtgttatctcacctgaacacacacgagaggacacacacaggggagagaccgcatgtatgtagggaatgtgggaagggatttagtgtgttatccagcctgaacacacacaagaggacacacacaggggagagaccgcatgtatgtggggaatgtgggaagggatttagtgtgttatccaacctgaacacacacaagatgtcacacacaggggagagaccgcatgtatgtggggaatgtgggaagggatttagtgtgttataccacctgaacagacacaagaggacacacacaggggagagaccgcatgtatgtggggaatgtgggaagggatttagtgtgttataccacctgaacagacacaagaggacacacacaggggagagaccacatgtatgtggggaatgtgggaagggatttagtcggttagccaatttgaacatacacaagaggatacacacaggggagagaccgcatgtatgtggggaatgtgggaagggatttagtgtgttatctcacctgaacacacacgagaggacacacacaggggagagaccgcatgtatgtagggaatgtgggaagggatttagtgtgttatcccacctgaacacacacatgaggatacacacaggggagagaccacatgtctgtggggaatgtgggaagggatttagtcagttatccagcctgaacacacacaagaggtcacacacaggggagagaccgtatgtatgtggggaatgtgggaagggatttagtcacgtatcccacctgaacacacacaagaggacacacacaggggagagaccgcatgtatgtggggaatgtgggaagggattttgtgtgttatccaacctgaacacacacaagatgtcacacacaggggagagaccgcatgtatgtggggaatgtgggaagggatttagtgtgttataccacctgaacacacacacgaggacacacacaggggagagaccgtatgtatgtggggaatgtgggaagggatttagtgacttatccaaccTGGCCAGACACAAGAAggaacacacaggggagagaccgcatgtatgtggggaatgtgggaagggatttagtcggttatccaccCTGAACACGcacgagaggacacacacaggggagagaccgcatgtacagtatgtatggaatgtgggaagggatttcgtgacttatccagcctga